In the genome of Abyssalbus ytuae, the window CAGCAATCCACCGTGGCCGGGCAAAATTGCACCACTATCTTTTACTCCTGCCAGTCTTTTAAATTTCGATTCCACCAAGTCTCCCAAAGTACCTGTTAACACAACGATAACTGCCAGTGTAATCCATTGGAAGATATTTAAATCACTATTATACCTTGCCAAAATATAAGCAGCTACCAACGAAAAAATTAAACCTCCTATAAATCCTTCTACTGTTTTTTTAGGAGATATTCTTTCATATAATTTGGTCTTTCCAATGCTTTTGCCCACTAAATATGCAAAAGAATCATTAACCCACAGCAATATAAAAATACCTATAATTACAAACTTGGCAAAATGAGTTTTTTGGTAAGGGATCATAGTTAAAAAAATAAATCCACCACCTATATAGAAAAGGGTAATAAGAAAGCGTTGG includes:
- a CDS encoding phosphatidate cytidylyltransferase codes for the protein MKELFKRSITGILYVFLLLAAVFLSTDAFDFLFLVFGLTCIYEFKKIIKLSGYYIFIAFLAMWWVFIYLFEGLGSEYKYFILIALLLITLLVNLSLIIKLFNNKKRKYSNTQRFLITLFYIGGGFIFLTMIPYQKTHFAKFVIIGIFILLWVNDSFAYLVGKSIGKTKLYERISPKKTVEGFIGGLIFSLVAAYILARYNSDLNIFQWITLAVIVVLTGTLGDLVESKFKRLAGVKDSGAILPGHGGLLDRLDSLVFAAPFAYLTLQIFEYVS